One window of Paludibacter propionicigenes WB4 genomic DNA carries:
- a CDS encoding lipid II:glycine glycyltransferase FemX, which translates to MIRIHTAFSDIDLKQWEELVSSSDVASFFQTLECYEFYATLTFLKPFVYAVSENEKLTGLVCGYVISEGNFIKRFFSRRAIVPGGLLLDNEISTDALQFLLNHLKQELNKQSIYIEIRNFNDYSLFRTGFELANFVYQPHLNFHVATQDVDSANMQLNRTKRRDIKLSRKEGAEWLETTEREDVKSYYKLLQHLYKTKIKTPLFPLEFFEKIVLSQYGKLFVVKHQGSIIGGSICVMMGNRTVYEWFVCGLDGQIKNIYPSTVATWAGIEYAALDGYEKFDMMGAGKPDEGYGVREFKSKFGGELVEHGRFLYIFNSRLYSLGKYIIGKLKAQRK; encoded by the coding sequence ATGATTAGAATTCACACAGCTTTTTCAGATATAGATTTAAAGCAATGGGAAGAACTTGTTTCTAGTTCTGACGTTGCATCTTTTTTCCAAACATTGGAATGTTACGAGTTTTATGCAACTCTGACATTTTTAAAGCCATTTGTTTATGCTGTATCCGAAAATGAAAAATTGACGGGTTTGGTTTGCGGCTATGTGATTTCTGAAGGAAATTTCATTAAGAGATTCTTTAGTCGTCGGGCTATTGTTCCGGGAGGGCTATTACTTGATAATGAAATATCTACTGATGCGCTACAGTTTTTATTGAATCACCTTAAGCAAGAACTTAATAAGCAAAGTATTTATATAGAAATACGAAATTTCAACGATTATTCGCTTTTTCGTACTGGTTTTGAATTAGCGAATTTTGTTTACCAGCCTCACTTGAACTTTCATGTGGCTACTCAGGATGTCGATTCGGCTAATATGCAACTTAACCGCACCAAACGAAGAGATATAAAACTTTCGCGCAAAGAAGGTGCAGAATGGCTAGAAACTACAGAACGGGAGGATGTAAAGTCCTATTATAAATTATTACAGCATTTATATAAAACTAAAATAAAAACACCTCTGTTTCCACTTGAGTTTTTTGAAAAGATAGTCTTGTCCCAATATGGAAAACTTTTTGTAGTAAAGCATCAAGGGAGTATAATAGGAGGGAGCATTTGTGTGATGATGGGAAACAGAACTGTTTACGAATGGTTTGTCTGCGGATTAGATGGACAAATAAAAAATATTTATCCATCTACAGTAGCAACCTGGGCAGGCATTGAATACGCAGCATTAGATGGCTATGAGAAATTCGACATGATGGGTGCCGGTAAACCGGATGAAGGATATGGTGTAAGAGAATTTAAATCTAAATTTGGTGGCGAACTTGTTGAACACGGTCGCTTTTTGTATATTTTCAACTCCCGATTATACTCGCTTGGAAAATATATTATTGGAAAATTAAAAGCCCAAAGGAAATAG
- a CDS encoding glycosyltransferase — protein sequence MFVSIIIPVYNVEQYLRDCLISVVAQTYPDYEVICVNDGSTDGSLVILEEFRKKYNKISVISQQNKGLSVARNAGIQAAKGDYLFFLDSDDWIEPKTLEILVQKQCGEDLVCFNGCRVFEDGRTEEPDSGIEEALLTGWEYYCKYALVRRKFHFVCSVLRLYRREYLLEHKLFFEEGIYHEDNLFTPLACYYAQTVKVIPDCLYVYRIRQGSITQSVNLQRLYDMITVANKLSAFFILINSIDKSQLYREIAGEYFGAFTSNNAKLFGNKDAEIKRRINWQSFKKVSVYHRHRRIYILLTFHPLLFRMYMGLESLLKYLIRLF from the coding sequence ATGTTCGTTTCCATCATCATCCCCGTCTACAACGTAGAGCAATACCTACGGGATTGTCTTATTTCGGTTGTTGCACAAACTTATCCTGATTACGAGGTGATTTGTGTGAATGATGGGTCAACGGATGGAAGTTTGGTTATCTTGGAGGAGTTTCGGAAGAAATATAATAAGATATCAGTCATCTCCCAGCAAAACAAAGGATTAAGCGTTGCACGCAATGCCGGTATACAGGCTGCTAAAGGTGATTATTTGTTTTTCCTGGATAGCGATGACTGGATAGAACCAAAAACGTTGGAGATACTGGTGCAGAAACAATGTGGAGAAGATTTAGTGTGTTTTAATGGTTGCAGGGTATTTGAAGATGGAAGGACTGAAGAACCGGACAGTGGAATAGAAGAAGCGCTTTTGACCGGTTGGGAGTATTACTGCAAATATGCTCTGGTTCGTCGGAAGTTTCATTTTGTCTGTTCTGTGTTGCGGTTGTATCGTCGGGAATACTTGTTGGAACACAAGTTGTTTTTTGAAGAAGGTATTTACCACGAAGATAATCTCTTTACACCTCTTGCTTGTTATTATGCACAAACTGTAAAAGTAATACCAGATTGCCTATATGTTTATCGTATTCGCCAAGGTAGTATAACCCAATCTGTCAATTTGCAACGGCTTTATGATATGATTACTGTAGCTAATAAACTGTCAGCTTTCTTTATTTTAATTAACAGTATAGATAAAAGTCAACTTTATAGGGAAATTGCCGGTGAGTATTTCGGAGCTTTTACAAGTAATAATGCTAAGTTATTCGGCAACAAGGATGCTGAGATAAAAAGACGTATTAATTGGCAAAGTTTTAAGAAAGTAAGTGTTTATCATCGGCATAGGCGAATTTATATTTTATTAACTTTTCATCCTTTGTTATTTAGAATGTATATGGGCTTAGAATCACTTTTAAAGTATTTAATAAGGCTCTTCTAA
- a CDS encoding glycosyltransferase family 10 domain-containing protein, giving the protein MCSNIKKKYRLYRNYFRDYKESNKYQVRCFNTLIYDMNTYLSRKHTPNHWLYRFIVDRVGIHKYTKKKLSIFGANGYREAITLNKDKFKLFYTAENIHDEGSWWTQYEDLLIQEQSVSLSLGFDYITNPQYLRFPFWMMVHFDPEDNYEIIKQKCQALSYHRDIDVKDKFCSFICRNDYNGDRKFFYDLINSIDKVDCPSTFMHNDENLLLKYNNDKRAYLKKYKFNLCPENSNFEGLVTEKIFDAIYSGCIPIYWGAENNPEPDILNSDAIIFLKKGDNSSVLNDIEYLYKNKNEFIRFTSQARLKAEAPEIIYNSFQQLERKIIQIIS; this is encoded by the coding sequence ATGTGTTCAAATATCAAAAAGAAATATAGATTATATAGAAATTATTTTAGAGACTATAAAGAATCTAACAAGTATCAGGTAAGGTGCTTTAATACTCTAATTTATGACATGAATACATACTTGAGTCGAAAACATACTCCAAATCATTGGCTGTACAGATTCATCGTGGATAGAGTAGGTATTCATAAATACACAAAAAAGAAACTAAGTATATTTGGCGCTAATGGATATAGAGAAGCTATAACTCTGAATAAAGATAAATTTAAATTATTTTATACTGCAGAGAATATTCATGATGAAGGCTCCTGGTGGACTCAATATGAAGATTTGCTGATTCAGGAACAATCTGTTTCCTTATCTTTGGGATTTGACTATATTACCAACCCTCAGTATTTACGTTTCCCTTTTTGGATGATGGTACATTTTGATCCGGAAGATAATTACGAAATAATAAAACAAAAATGTCAAGCTTTGTCATATCATAGAGACATAGATGTAAAAGACAAATTTTGCTCTTTTATTTGCAGAAATGATTATAATGGAGATAGAAAGTTCTTTTATGATTTGATTAATTCTATTGATAAAGTAGATTGTCCAAGTACTTTTATGCACAATGATGAAAATTTATTATTAAAGTACAATAACGATAAAAGAGCGTATTTGAAGAAATATAAATTCAATCTCTGTCCAGAAAACTCAAATTTTGAAGGACTTGTCACAGAAAAGATTTTTGATGCAATCTACTCCGGTTGTATCCCAATCTACTGGGGTGCAGAAAATAATCCGGAACCAGATATTTTAAACTCCGATGCTATTATTTTTCTTAAGAAAGGCGATAATTCTTCGGTTTTAAATGATATTGAGTATTTGTATAAAAATAAAAATGAGTTTATAAGGTTTACGTCTCAAGCTCGCTTAAAAGCCGAAGCTCCAGAAATAATATATAACAGTTTTCAACAGTTAGAAAGAAAAATCATTCAGATTATTTCATAA
- a CDS encoding glycosyltransferase family 4 protein has product MKICQIGPFPLNASCIQGGVEASVYGLSMELAKTNQVFVIDIPRYEIKSDFIEKNDQITSYRFSAPSQRNFTTIFRLKKIVSIIRVQQPDLCHIHTTSLFSLICYISLKLLHFPCIVTVHGLAHIEKRNVWHKRHSLRNLLKYWGQSITEFLYLSICPILIADTEYVANTIKHYKNQRKIFKMPICKVIPQGVNSDFFQLKKSIERNHLLAVGAINRRKGHLNLIEAMKKVKLQIPDFFLSIVGVVSDGDYYKLIQSTILEYDLENNIKIYPNASFVEIQVLFKKSELFVLHSEEESQGIVFCEAMAAGIPIVATNVGGIPWIVENNVNGLLSDFGDINTFADNVIKLLKNGLIRSEIAKRNRLESFKYDWYFISNEIMNLYKTMI; this is encoded by the coding sequence ATGAAGATATGCCAAATAGGACCTTTCCCTTTAAACGCTTCTTGTATTCAGGGGGGTGTTGAAGCTTCTGTATATGGCCTTTCAATGGAACTTGCTAAGACAAATCAAGTGTTTGTGATTGATATACCAAGATATGAAATTAAAAGCGATTTTATCGAAAAAAATGATCAAATAACCAGTTATCGGTTTTCAGCTCCAAGTCAACGGAATTTCACAACGATTTTTAGATTAAAGAAAATAGTATCAATAATCCGTGTGCAACAACCTGATCTTTGTCATATTCATACTACCAGTTTATTTTCATTAATATGTTACATTTCTTTGAAGTTATTGCATTTTCCATGTATAGTTACTGTTCATGGTTTAGCACATATAGAAAAGAGAAATGTTTGGCATAAAAGGCATAGTTTAAGAAACCTATTGAAATATTGGGGTCAAAGTATAACCGAATTTTTATATTTGAGTATTTGTCCAATATTGATTGCAGATACAGAGTATGTTGCTAATACCATTAAACACTATAAGAATCAGAGGAAAATTTTTAAAATGCCAATTTGTAAAGTTATTCCGCAAGGGGTGAATTCTGATTTTTTTCAATTGAAGAAATCAATCGAAAGAAATCATTTATTAGCAGTTGGAGCAATAAACAGGCGCAAAGGTCATCTTAATCTGATTGAAGCAATGAAAAAAGTAAAACTTCAGATTCCTGATTTTTTCCTTTCTATAGTGGGAGTCGTATCCGATGGTGATTATTATAAGTTGATTCAGAGCACTATACTTGAATATGATCTTGAAAATAATATTAAAATTTATCCTAATGCTTCATTCGTTGAGATTCAGGTTTTATTTAAAAAGTCAGAATTATTTGTATTGCATAGTGAAGAGGAATCGCAAGGTATAGTTTTCTGTGAAGCAATGGCTGCCGGAATACCAATAGTTGCAACTAATGTTGGAGGTATTCCCTGGATTGTTGAAAATAATGTGAATGGATTATTATCTGATTTTGGTGATATCAATACTTTTGCTGATAATGTAATTAAATTGTTGAAAAATGGTTTAATTAGAAGTGAAATTGCCAAAAGAAATAGATTAGAGTCATTCAAATACGATTGGTACTTTATATCAAATGAAATAATGAATTTGTATAAAACGATGATTTAA
- a CDS encoding glycosyltransferase family 2 protein: MFSVIIPLYNKAPYVEKAINSVLSQTYREFELIVVNDGSTDDSLNVVQTFFKSPLGNLGAFSPSLGGWGVLTQSNLGVSIARNNGVKVAQYDYIAFLDADDWWEPTYLEEMKLLIEEFPQAGIYGSGYFLIKNGVKRIAPVGVERTFKKGEINYCRTYSNTLCMPLWTGSTIIRKTIFESEHGFKPTLKLGEDFDLWIRVVQKYPVVILNKPLSNYNQDVELANRAIGEKLYEPYEHMLFTDYGALQSNPEFRYLYEQLALYGLLPYYLTGKNEKEVKLILSGINWKDHAFKYRLYYKILPIVIVQFWMHFLKIGSIVKQKMLT; the protein is encoded by the coding sequence TTGTTTTCAGTAATAATTCCTCTTTATAATAAAGCCCCGTATGTGGAAAAAGCCATAAACTCGGTGCTCTCTCAAACTTATAGGGAGTTTGAACTGATTGTTGTGAATGATGGTTCAACGGATGATTCTCTGAATGTTGTACAAACTTTTTTTAAGTCCCCTTTAGGAAATTTAGGGGCTTTTTCTCCCTCTTTAGGGGGATGGGGGGTTTTAACTCAAAGCAATTTGGGCGTTTCCATTGCCCGAAACAATGGAGTAAAAGTAGCACAATACGATTATATCGCTTTTCTGGATGCCGACGATTGGTGGGAACCAACCTATTTGGAAGAAATGAAGCTATTGATTGAAGAATTTCCTCAGGCCGGAATATATGGTAGTGGATATTTTCTGATAAAAAATGGAGTAAAGCGTATTGCTCCGGTAGGAGTAGAGAGGACATTTAAAAAAGGAGAGATAAATTACTGCAGAACTTACTCCAATACACTTTGTATGCCGCTATGGACAGGGTCAACGATTATCAGAAAAACAATTTTTGAATCGGAACATGGATTTAAACCGACATTGAAGCTCGGTGAAGATTTTGATTTGTGGATTCGGGTAGTTCAAAAATATCCTGTGGTGATTTTAAACAAACCGTTGTCGAACTATAATCAGGATGTGGAACTGGCAAATAGAGCCATTGGTGAAAAGTTATATGAACCATACGAGCACATGCTTTTTACCGATTATGGAGCATTACAAAGTAATCCGGAATTTCGATATTTATATGAACAACTGGCATTGTATGGTTTGTTGCCATATTATCTGACAGGAAAAAATGAGAAAGAAGTAAAACTGATTTTATCCGGAATTAATTGGAAAGATCATGCTTTCAAGTATAGATTGTATTATAAGATATTGCCAATAGTAATCGTGCAGTTTTGGATGCATTTTTTGAAGATTGGATCAATTGTGAAACAAAAAATGCTTACTTAA
- a CDS encoding DUF354 domain-containing protein, whose protein sequence is MNILMDIAHPAHVHLLRSTYYELTKRGHKVFVTVKDIPAAIKLLDIYQIPYTYLGGKKDSLIGKALLQLKYDFKIWRLVISNKIEIGFSSSLTITHISRITGMKSIFLDDDDDVVEPLVVKYAHPYADVVLSPECAQRATSKRVAYRGYHELAYLQPSRFTPDSSVLKEIGLKEGDTYFVLRFNAFKAHHDVGVMGLSIENKRKLIEYLEQKGKVFITTERSIDDEFKKYQLLLSPEKVHSLIYYATMLIGDSQTMTSEAAVLGTPAIRSNSFVGQISYLEEEEHKYGLTYGFLPGKFDAMQLKIEELLSLTNLKEIWQERRMKMLKDKIDVTAFYVWFIEKYPDSKQIMKENPNFQDCFR, encoded by the coding sequence ATGAATATACTAATGGATATTGCTCATCCAGCTCATGTGCATCTACTTAGGAGTACGTATTATGAGTTGACAAAGCGAGGACACAAAGTTTTTGTAACAGTTAAGGATATACCGGCAGCAATTAAACTGTTAGATATTTATCAGATTCCCTACACATATTTAGGAGGCAAGAAAGATAGTTTGATAGGTAAAGCTCTTTTACAATTGAAGTATGATTTTAAAATATGGAGATTGGTAATTTCTAATAAAATCGAAATTGGATTTAGTTCGTCACTCACCATTACACATATTTCCCGAATAACGGGAATGAAATCAATATTTTTGGATGACGATGATGATGTTGTTGAACCTCTTGTTGTAAAATATGCTCATCCTTATGCCGACGTAGTGCTTAGTCCGGAGTGCGCTCAAAGAGCCACTTCAAAGCGAGTTGCTTACAGGGGTTATCACGAGTTAGCTTATTTACAACCAAGTCGATTTACTCCTGATTCATCCGTATTGAAAGAAATTGGTTTAAAAGAAGGTGATACTTACTTTGTGTTACGTTTTAATGCTTTTAAGGCACATCATGATGTTGGTGTGATGGGTTTGTCTATTGAGAATAAGCGTAAGCTGATAGAATATCTGGAGCAGAAAGGAAAAGTGTTCATAACAACGGAACGAAGCATAGACGATGAGTTTAAGAAGTACCAATTGCTTCTATCTCCTGAAAAAGTGCATTCGCTAATTTATTATGCCACTATGTTGATAGGCGATAGCCAGACCATGACATCCGAAGCAGCTGTACTCGGAACACCGGCTATACGAAGCAACAGTTTTGTCGGGCAAATCTCATATCTGGAGGAGGAAGAACATAAATATGGTTTGACTTATGGTTTTTTGCCGGGCAAGTTTGATGCCATGCAACTAAAGATTGAAGAGTTACTGTCGTTGACTAATTTAAAGGAAATATGGCAGGAACGACGAATGAAAATGTTGAAAGATAAAATTGATGTGACAGCATTTTATGTATGGTTTATTGAAAAATATCCCGATAGCAAACAAATTATGAAAGAAAATCCGAATTTTCAAGATTGCTTCAGGTGA
- a CDS encoding LytTR family DNA-binding domain-containing protein yields MSDFQGLNIVVQKQLYSFIALLKEKRLQLLIATTAIVVITFFLYDAEPYNISLWQDRYKIFKLSGFGFIYVVTICLCLLFTPQNIIYPVVLSIISVFRLGVLFVLVVLCAGVFSWLYTVYIYEEYPADAFSLFKSIKHVFSFSLFFLLYYIGYLLWCDKKYRLKQHRKMDTITLDKFTVIPTDILLIKSDENYIFLHYMLENSPKKIHLRYKISDAEKQLSAYNQFVRVQKSYLVNMMYVNREDLDRNPKLLKIDGIDERIVIGKTFKRNLKKWQELVINVSSI; encoded by the coding sequence ATGAGTGATTTTCAGGGACTGAATATAGTTGTTCAGAAACAGTTATATTCATTTATTGCTTTATTGAAAGAAAAACGACTACAGCTTCTTATTGCGACTACAGCCATTGTAGTCATAACTTTTTTCCTGTACGATGCCGAACCTTATAATATATCACTCTGGCAGGATCGGTACAAAATCTTTAAACTTTCAGGCTTTGGATTCATTTACGTAGTCACAATCTGTCTATGTCTGTTGTTTACTCCCCAAAACATCATTTATCCGGTAGTGTTGAGCATAATCTCAGTATTTAGATTGGGAGTCTTGTTTGTTCTGGTTGTGCTATGTGCCGGCGTATTTAGTTGGCTCTATACTGTTTATATTTACGAGGAATATCCGGCTGACGCTTTTTCATTATTCAAATCGATCAAACATGTATTTAGCTTCAGTTTGTTTTTTCTCTTGTATTATATTGGGTATTTGCTGTGGTGTGATAAAAAGTATAGATTGAAACAGCATAGAAAAATGGACACAATTACTCTTGATAAATTTACTGTCATTCCTACGGATATTTTGCTTATAAAATCAGACGAAAATTATATTTTTCTACACTATATGCTCGAAAATTCTCCTAAAAAGATTCATCTGCGCTATAAAATATCGGATGCTGAAAAACAATTGTCGGCATACAATCAGTTTGTGCGTGTTCAAAAATCTTATTTGGTGAATATGATGTATGTCAACAGAGAGGATTTAGATAGAAATCCGAAACTTTTAAAAATAGATGGAATAGATGAAAGAATAGTCATCGGAAAAACATTTAAACGAAATTTAAAGAAATGGCAGGAATTAGTAATTAACGTGAGTTCGATATAA
- a CDS encoding glycosyltransferase: protein MRVIIVCSRNSGKIVPFIQEQGDALSQLGVEVAYFSIEGKGLCGYLKNKKRLLSKINEFMPDLIHAHYGLSGLLANLQRKIPVITTYHGSDINNTKIFPLSRLNMILSVHNIFVSEKNRLKSNQTRNQSLIPCGVDISLFQPTNKLEARQQLSLNADKKYILFAGAFTNSVKNPDLAKSALLFFQDVELLELKGYSRPEVALLLNAVDLLLLTSFSEGSPQIIKEAMACNCPIVSVSVGDVEDVVSGINGCYISSYQPTDIVAKIKQALAFGGRIQGRNRIIEMGLDSDSISTKILNVYNKVLS, encoded by the coding sequence ATGAGAGTAATAATCGTTTGTAGCCGTAATTCAGGGAAGATTGTTCCTTTTATTCAAGAGCAAGGTGATGCTTTGTCTCAGTTAGGAGTGGAGGTTGCTTACTTTTCGATAGAAGGAAAGGGACTCTGTGGTTACCTGAAAAACAAAAAACGATTGTTATCGAAGATAAATGAGTTTATGCCTGATTTGATTCATGCTCATTATGGATTGTCGGGTTTATTGGCAAATCTCCAGCGTAAAATACCCGTAATTACTACGTATCATGGCAGTGATATTAATAATACTAAGATATTTCCACTGTCCAGATTGAATATGATTTTGTCGGTTCATAATATCTTTGTTTCAGAGAAAAATAGATTGAAATCAAATCAAACCCGTAATCAATCATTGATTCCATGTGGCGTTGATATTAGTCTATTTCAACCAACGAATAAGCTTGAAGCTCGTCAGCAGTTAAGTTTGAATGCAGATAAAAAGTATATTTTGTTTGCAGGAGCCTTCACAAATTCTGTAAAGAACCCGGATTTAGCTAAATCAGCCCTATTATTCTTTCAAGATGTGGAACTTTTAGAACTCAAAGGCTATTCACGGCCTGAAGTTGCTTTACTTTTAAATGCAGTAGATTTATTGTTGCTAACCAGCTTTTCTGAGGGGTCTCCTCAAATCATCAAAGAAGCAATGGCCTGCAATTGTCCGATAGTTTCCGTATCGGTTGGTGATGTAGAAGATGTAGTTTCAGGTATAAATGGCTGTTATATTTCGTCTTATCAGCCGACTGATATTGTTGCTAAAATTAAGCAGGCACTTGCTTTTGGAGGGCGAATTCAGGGACGAAATCGAATAATAGAAATGGGCTTAGATAGTGATTCTATCTCAACTAAAATACTGAATGTCTATAATAAAGTACTTTCGTAA
- a CDS encoding acyltransferase family protein, producing MEEPKTLNKKAPNKRNNFLDFIKGIAIILVVLGHSIQYGNGAYYFRNSLFYENVLFKVIYSFHMPVFMMISGYLFYYTMQNHSNKEVLLSRITRFLIPIFSWNGLFLIFHFATHFIHHNIILHDFIGVNLKTEMSNYFRSSFQTIWFLWAILWCSLIVMISNRLFKDSIIIYILVFLLTFIIPDSFNISLYKYMYPFFIIGYFYCKNKEAVYKILQKINSIYLLLVGCLIYLFLMQFYNNSSYIYTSGYTIIGRNALTQIAIDIYRLIVGLFGGISLIVIVNKLFKFETFSKEDIITKLGINSLGIYIVSCYLFIFVQKLTTNLSINYIVSLFETIVVLIVSYLIIYFLKKNRIANILLLGKR from the coding sequence ATGGAAGAACCAAAAACTCTAAACAAGAAAGCCCCAAATAAACGAAATAACTTTTTAGATTTTATAAAAGGTATTGCTATTATTTTAGTTGTTTTAGGGCACTCAATTCAATATGGAAACGGTGCATATTATTTTAGGAATTCCTTATTCTATGAAAATGTCCTTTTTAAAGTAATATATAGTTTTCATATGCCCGTATTTATGATGATAAGTGGTTATCTATTTTATTATACAATGCAAAATCATTCAAATAAAGAAGTATTATTAAGTAGAATAACTAGGTTTTTGATCCCAATATTTAGCTGGAACGGGTTGTTTTTGATATTTCACTTTGCAACACATTTTATTCATCATAATATTATTCTACATGATTTTATTGGTGTTAATTTAAAGACAGAAATGTCGAATTATTTTCGTTCAAGTTTTCAGACAATTTGGTTTTTGTGGGCAATTCTATGGTGCTCGCTAATAGTAATGATATCTAATAGATTATTTAAAGATAGTATAATCATATACATATTAGTTTTTCTGTTGACGTTTATTATCCCTGACTCATTTAATATCTCTCTGTATAAGTATATGTATCCATTTTTTATAATTGGTTACTTTTATTGTAAAAATAAGGAAGCTGTTTATAAAATACTACAGAAGATAAATAGTATTTATCTTCTGTTAGTTGGATGTCTGATTTATTTATTTTTAATGCAGTTTTATAACAATAGTTCATATATATATACTAGTGGATATACAATTATAGGAAGAAATGCACTAACTCAAATTGCTATTGATATTTATCGATTGATTGTTGGTTTGTTTGGAGGCATTTCTCTGATTGTTATTGTCAATAAACTATTTAAGTTTGAAACTTTTTCTAAAGAAGATATTATAACAAAACTTGGTATTAATTCTTTGGGTATTTATATCGTTTCATGTTATCTTTTTATATTTGTACAAAAGTTGACTACAAACTTATCAATAAATTATATTGTTTCTCTGTTTGAAACAATAGTTGTTTTGATTGTTTCATATCTAATTATTTATTTTTTGAAGAAGAATCGAATTGCAAATATTCTTCTTCTTGGTAAACGATAA
- a CDS encoding glycosyltransferase family 10 domain-containing protein: MNISDSLKLFNFFFNRYSDDTRLNKNGQIRFYNFWDTQLPHEMWFTRFIQHHKLNSNYSAKINFYSVLGPAETLKYRRKGLNIFFSGENMHDERFDEYRLACEKKPFDLSIGFDGDNFGSNIRFPLWILYLFEPESTYEDIKVKVGRLSKKSADNRVRFCSLVASHDWNGIRTEIMDSLQSIDIVSSGGKFRQNTNELYTTYNDNKHEFLKQFKFNICPENSNAEGYITEKIFQSIEAGCIPVYWGANNRPEPEILNQDAIFCWNQGKDNTNLLNVINDLTMDENKYIDFASQQRFLPHAAEVIWSYFETLEQKMRYLTTQ; encoded by the coding sequence ATGAATATTTCTGATAGCTTGAAGCTGTTTAATTTTTTTTTTAACAGGTATTCGGATGATACAAGGTTAAACAAGAATGGTCAGATTCGTTTTTATAACTTTTGGGATACTCAACTACCACATGAAATGTGGTTTACACGTTTTATACAGCATCATAAACTAAATAGCAATTATTCAGCTAAAATAAATTTTTATTCAGTATTAGGTCCGGCAGAAACATTAAAATATAGACGGAAAGGTTTGAATATCTTCTTTTCCGGCGAAAATATGCATGACGAACGCTTCGATGAGTATAGGTTGGCTTGCGAAAAGAAGCCGTTTGACTTATCTATAGGGTTTGATGGTGATAATTTTGGATCCAACATACGATTTCCATTGTGGATACTGTATTTATTTGAACCGGAATCGACTTATGAAGATATTAAAGTAAAAGTTGGCAGATTATCTAAAAAGTCAGCTGATAACAGAGTTCGTTTTTGTTCATTAGTTGCCAGTCATGATTGGAATGGGATACGTACAGAAATAATGGATTCACTTCAGTCTATTGATATAGTTAGCTCCGGAGGTAAATTCAGACAAAATACGAACGAGTTGTATACAACTTATAATGATAATAAACATGAGTTTTTAAAACAGTTTAAGTTCAATATCTGTCCCGAAAATTCTAATGCCGAAGGATATATAACTGAAAAAATATTTCAGTCGATTGAAGCTGGTTGTATTCCCGTTTATTGGGGTGCAAATAATAGGCCTGAACCTGAAATTCTGAATCAGGATGCTATTTTCTGCTGGAATCAGGGAAAAGATAATACAAACTTACTAAATGTGATTAACGATTTGACCATGGACGAAAATAAGTATATTGATTTTGCTTCGCAGCAGCGCTTTTTGCCGCATGCAGCCGAGGTGATTTGGAGCTATTTTGAAACCTTAGAACAAAAAATGAGATATTTGACAACTCAATAA